One Phaeobacter sp. G2 genomic window carries:
- a CDS encoding sigma 54-interacting transcriptional regulator has translation MSDTRAGTATELNDPLAIEIANIRKSRGLNGALDLPDLVSESWKRCLSDYNLLPDSIPRAEVLSHSELRPILEEREDFLRIAEPEIERLFQRLVDSEYLVSLASSQGAMLLFRCDYQYLGELAGSGVIPGSIWTEDRQGTNGIGTCLRVGKSVSVVGTEHYGAATQDLTCLTAPVFGRKGALECVINVTTARSTDIRMNRVVQSIVERAARRIENGHFGRLHRRNLMLRILDNAENSDMAEEGQIAISESGLILEGTSQVARLLKQPVDELIGTSATELFELDTDISEIRPGTPIMLQHGGKPLRAMLSVPETRRQSAALQTGSARMSPATPWALKTVDLVKEDLRINPVLSQAMDRAQRLLSSGLPVVVTGETGAGKTSFAKAVARHCFGEDTKIVFVDCAALEARSNLSSLFENRLQGQRSCLIIDRIDEMSEAHQSVLLGLLESDRQAAVNGIGMIVISTQELSELVKENRLRPDLLHRLKGGQIALPPLRNAPDIELTVRDLFRIERELQEKPDLELDDDVRLVLQHYHWPGNLRELRNSLRHAIALSDGKLVRLDQLPQDIVEEIARKDLTARSQSEASKIEAALRYNGGNVSLTARYLGMSRATLYRKIQIQKAREET, from the coding sequence ATGTCAGACACAAGGGCGGGAACCGCCACAGAATTGAATGATCCGTTGGCAATAGAAATCGCCAATATTCGCAAATCTCGCGGGCTGAATGGCGCACTTGACCTGCCAGATCTCGTGTCCGAGTCTTGGAAAAGATGTCTTTCAGACTATAATCTTCTTCCCGACAGTATTCCGCGTGCTGAGGTCCTGTCACATTCTGAATTGCGCCCGATCCTGGAGGAGCGCGAAGATTTTCTACGTATCGCTGAACCCGAAATCGAGCGCCTGTTCCAACGGCTCGTCGATAGTGAGTATCTGGTGTCACTCGCGTCCTCTCAAGGGGCAATGCTACTGTTCCGCTGCGATTATCAATACTTGGGCGAGTTGGCGGGATCAGGTGTTATTCCAGGTTCGATTTGGACTGAGGACAGGCAGGGAACCAATGGTATCGGAACCTGCTTGAGGGTGGGGAAATCAGTCTCTGTCGTCGGAACCGAGCATTATGGTGCCGCAACTCAAGACCTGACCTGCCTCACGGCGCCGGTTTTTGGGCGGAAGGGAGCTTTAGAATGCGTTATTAACGTAACGACGGCTCGTAGCACAGACATACGGATGAACCGTGTCGTACAAAGCATCGTCGAACGTGCGGCCCGCCGAATTGAAAACGGGCACTTTGGTCGACTTCACCGTCGTAACCTGATGCTGCGCATTCTGGACAATGCAGAAAATTCCGACATGGCCGAAGAGGGCCAGATCGCGATTAGCGAAAGTGGGTTGATCTTAGAGGGGACATCCCAAGTTGCACGGTTGCTGAAACAGCCGGTAGATGAGTTGATTGGCACTTCGGCGACTGAGCTTTTTGAATTGGATACCGATATATCCGAGATCCGTCCAGGTACGCCCATCATGCTCCAGCATGGAGGAAAGCCACTTAGGGCGATGCTGAGCGTGCCCGAAACACGCAGGCAGTCGGCTGCCCTCCAGACTGGCAGTGCGCGGATGTCTCCAGCAACTCCTTGGGCCCTAAAGACGGTTGATCTGGTTAAAGAGGACTTGCGTATCAACCCGGTGCTAAGCCAGGCAATGGATCGCGCGCAACGTCTCTTGTCTTCGGGGTTACCTGTCGTCGTAACGGGCGAAACGGGTGCAGGCAAAACTAGTTTTGCCAAGGCGGTTGCGCGGCATTGTTTTGGTGAAGATACGAAAATTGTCTTTGTTGATTGTGCCGCACTCGAAGCGCGTAGCAATTTGTCATCCTTGTTCGAAAACCGTCTTCAAGGTCAACGATCCTGTCTTATCATTGATCGGATCGACGAAATGAGCGAAGCACATCAATCAGTGTTACTGGGCCTGCTGGAAAGTGACAGGCAGGCGGCTGTGAACGGGATCGGCATGATTGTGATTTCCACCCAGGAGCTCAGCGAACTGGTAAAAGAGAACCGCCTGCGGCCCGATCTTCTGCACCGATTGAAGGGCGGGCAAATTGCGCTTCCCCCATTGCGCAACGCACCGGATATAGAGCTGACCGTCCGCGATCTGTTTCGGATCGAGCGTGAGCTGCAAGAAAAGCCAGATTTGGAACTGGACGACGATGTGCGCTTGGTGTTGCAGCATTACCATTGGCCCGGCAACCTGCGGGAACTGCGCAATTCGCTGCGTCACGCGATTGCCTTATCCGATGGAAAACTGGTCCGTCTGGACCAACTGCCACAGGATATAGTTGAGGAAATCGCACGTAAAGACCTGACCGCGCGGTCCCAGTCCGAAGCATCAAAAATCGAGGCAGCCCTGCGCTATAACGGCGGCAACGTTTCCCTGACGGCGCGGTATCTGGGCATGTCGCGCGCGACGCTTTACCGGAAAATCCAAATCCAGAAGGCGCGCGAGGAAACCTGA
- a CDS encoding SDR family oxidoreductase: MTNSQFSLEGRIAMVTGGGRGIGLGIATSLAEAGADVVIADYTKELAEAGADAVSKLGRRTAALQVDVRKPDSVTAMVDAVEKQFGRLDIAMNNAGVVSLGGIEELTVDQWDDCININLRGVFLCTQAEVALMRKQKYGRIINTASIAGKVGFPALSHYSATKFGVIGFSNAVAKEVAQEGITVNALCPGIVGTGMWRGETGLSGKWAEPGETEEESWKRHQQIFLPQGVAQTPEDMGQMVVYLACAPHVTGQALAVDGGFSLG, from the coding sequence ATGACAAATTCTCAATTTTCACTAGAAGGCCGCATCGCCATGGTAACTGGTGGCGGACGGGGTATCGGGCTGGGCATTGCCACCAGCCTGGCCGAGGCCGGTGCTGATGTCGTGATCGCCGATTACACGAAAGAGCTGGCAGAAGCAGGCGCTGATGCGGTGTCGAAACTGGGGCGTCGCACTGCCGCGTTGCAAGTTGACGTCCGCAAACCGGACAGTGTTACGGCAATGGTTGACGCCGTGGAAAAGCAATTCGGTCGGCTGGACATCGCAATGAACAATGCGGGCGTCGTCAGCTTGGGCGGAATCGAAGAACTGACCGTCGATCAGTGGGACGATTGCATTAACATCAACTTGCGCGGCGTTTTCCTGTGCACCCAGGCCGAAGTGGCCCTGATGCGCAAACAGAAATACGGCCGGATCATTAACACCGCCTCGATCGCTGGCAAGGTCGGTTTCCCCGCCCTGTCGCATTACAGTGCCACGAAATTCGGTGTCATCGGCTTTAGCAACGCCGTGGCCAAGGAAGTGGCCCAGGAAGGCATCACTGTGAACGCCCTGTGCCCCGGCATCGTCGGCACTGGCATGTGGCGCGGCGAAACCGGCCTATCCGGCAAATGGGCAGAACCCGGCGAAACCGAAGAGGAATCATGGAAACGTCACCAGCAGATTTTCCTGCCGCAGGGCGTGGCGCAAACACCCGAGGACATGGGCCAGATGGTCGTGTATCTGGCCTGCGCACCCCATGTCACCGGCCAGGCGCTGGCCGTGGATGGCGGGTTTTCTCTGGGCTGA
- a CDS encoding riboflavin kinase: MTKLELPVRIRGVVAHGDKRGRVLGFPTANLMSGIPVGLDYGVYASETVILGDMSKTYASVTSFGIRPTFDGADRRIETHILDFNEDIYDREIEVSLLAFLRPERRFASVKHPVAAMHGDIMATRSRTRS, translated from the coding sequence ATGACTAAATTAGAACTCCCGGTCCGGATTCGCGGCGTTGTGGCACATGGCGACAAGCGGGGCAGAGTCTTGGGGTTCCCCACCGCGAATTTAATGAGCGGCATTCCGGTTGGTCTCGACTATGGTGTTTATGCTTCGGAAACAGTGATCCTAGGCGATATGTCAAAAACCTATGCTTCTGTGACGTCTTTTGGTATCCGCCCAACCTTTGATGGTGCTGACAGACGTATCGAAACACATATTTTAGATTTCAACGAGGACATCTACGACCGGGAAATCGAAGTATCTCTCTTGGCCTTTTTGCGACCGGAAAGACGGTTTGCGTCAGTCAAGCATCCGGTCGCAGCGATGCATGGCGATATAATGGCCACCCGTTCGCGAACACGATCTTGA
- a CDS encoding TRAP transporter large permease subunit produces MEWIAPYLPALMFASLAVLLFTGYPVAFVLGGIGMGFGFLAYFVDPWLFDLPQFGTLPSRIYGSIAESLILTAVPMFIFMGVMLEKSGVARDLLNCLQVLLRRVPGGLALSVTLMGTILAATTGIIGASVVMMSLLALPIMLQRGYSPQLATGTIASSGTLGILIPPSIMLVIMGDLLSRSVGNLFVAAIIPGFMLAGLYVAYIVVISILRPSIAPKLPAELGPKSTGQYWLMLFRSFLPPVFLIACVLGSILGGIATPTEAAGVGAMGALILAFINLVLLPAIGVPEFHFDGEAAASIDDHPTGRGGAADIKHFGRVVWDVMISTGLTNGMVFGLFVGATLFSYMFRALGGEAQVESFIAHLGFGPWGQLFMIMGVVFLLGFFLDWIEITLIVLPVFAPIINGLDFGDHVASSEVVYWFAILLAVNLQTSFLTPPFGFALFYMKAVAPPEIKIQQIYRGIIPFVGLQILALVLVMIFPDIALWLPRILLD; encoded by the coding sequence ATGGAATGGATAGCGCCCTACCTGCCGGCACTGATGTTTGCGTCGCTCGCGGTACTCCTATTTACAGGCTACCCAGTCGCCTTTGTGCTTGGCGGCATCGGCATGGGATTTGGTTTCTTGGCGTATTTCGTCGACCCATGGCTGTTTGACCTGCCGCAGTTTGGAACTCTGCCATCGCGAATCTACGGATCCATTGCCGAAAGCCTTATTTTGACCGCCGTTCCCATGTTCATCTTCATGGGTGTTATGTTGGAAAAATCAGGCGTGGCGCGGGATCTTTTGAACTGTCTTCAGGTTCTGCTGCGTCGTGTCCCCGGAGGGCTTGCCCTGTCCGTTACCCTGATGGGCACAATCCTTGCCGCAACGACGGGGATTATCGGCGCATCGGTTGTGATGATGAGCCTGCTTGCTCTGCCGATCATGTTACAACGTGGGTACTCCCCTCAGTTGGCGACGGGTACGATCGCGTCTTCTGGGACACTTGGAATTCTTATTCCGCCCTCTATCATGCTGGTCATCATGGGGGATCTTCTGTCGCGCTCGGTTGGGAACCTCTTTGTCGCCGCGATCATCCCCGGCTTCATGCTGGCCGGTCTGTATGTCGCTTACATCGTTGTGATTTCGATACTGCGCCCAAGCATTGCGCCGAAATTGCCTGCTGAACTTGGACCCAAATCCACAGGCCAATACTGGCTGATGTTATTCAGGTCGTTTCTACCGCCGGTGTTCCTGATTGCCTGTGTTTTGGGTTCAATTCTTGGTGGTATCGCGACGCCAACAGAGGCCGCTGGTGTGGGCGCGATGGGGGCGCTCATCCTTGCATTTATCAACCTTGTGCTGTTGCCTGCAATCGGGGTCCCAGAGTTTCATTTTGACGGCGAAGCTGCCGCAAGCATCGATGATCACCCAACAGGCAGGGGGGGCGCCGCGGACATAAAACACTTCGGTCGTGTTGTCTGGGATGTCATGATCTCAACGGGTCTGACCAATGGTATGGTCTTTGGGCTTTTTGTTGGCGCTACATTATTCTCGTACATGTTCCGCGCCCTGGGGGGCGAGGCGCAGGTCGAGTCTTTCATCGCGCATCTGGGTTTTGGGCCTTGGGGCCAGTTGTTCATGATCATGGGAGTCGTGTTCTTACTCGGGTTCTTTCTCGACTGGATCGAGATTACTTTGATCGTCTTGCCGGTGTTTGCCCCAATCATCAATGGATTGGACTTCGGCGATCACGTGGCGTCGTCTGAAGTCGTCTATTGGTTCGCCATCCTATTGGCTGTCAATCTACAGACATCGTTCCTCACGCCGCCTTTCGGGTTTGCCTTGTTCTATATGAAAGCGGTCGCACCGCCTGAAATCAAAATACAGCAAATATATCGTGGGATCATCCCGTTTGTCGGGCTTCAGATTCTCGCGTTGGTGTTGGTAATGATTTTCCCTGACATCGCATTGTGGCTGCCACGGATTCTGCTCGACTAG
- a CDS encoding TRAP transporter small permease subunit encodes MRLLLTISDTLDHVLAAIAKLGAISGLVLVITVCVDVVTRYLGAPKPFGLNSTQLQEAEYWFHTFLFTFMIGWAYTKNYHVRIDLVSSMFSARTRLVIEMIGAIFFLLSFSLLGIWYTGQYALTSFLNDESSKSVLGLSNVWILKTALFLMFVLLAAAAISQFIKSLAAYLGIIRDGKTTDPFGVN; translated from the coding sequence ATGAGATTGCTCTTAACAATAAGTGATACGCTGGACCATGTGCTGGCTGCGATCGCTAAGCTGGGCGCAATAAGTGGCCTGGTGCTTGTGATCACAGTCTGTGTTGACGTTGTGACAAGATACCTGGGTGCTCCAAAACCATTCGGTTTGAACTCCACGCAGTTGCAAGAAGCCGAATACTGGTTTCATACCTTTCTGTTCACGTTCATGATTGGCTGGGCCTATACAAAAAATTACCATGTCAGGATTGACCTCGTCAGTTCGATGTTTAGCGCGCGAACCCGCCTTGTTATCGAAATGATAGGTGCGATATTTTTTCTACTGTCGTTCTCACTCTTGGGCATCTGGTACACAGGGCAATACGCACTCACATCGTTTCTGAATGACGAATCTTCAAAGTCGGTACTGGGCCTTTCGAATGTCTGGATCCTAAAAACGGCTCTTTTCTTGATGTTCGTTCTGCTGGCTGCTGCTGCAATCTCTCAATTCATCAAATCTTTGGCGGCTTACCTCGGGATCATCCGAGATGGAAAAACCACCGACCCATTCGGAGTTAACTGA
- a CDS encoding TRAP transporter substrate-binding protein — protein sequence MKFALTTTLAAAAFAASGMAAQADAVRLKIASAYPLSLVQLGSLAKNLETNLNVASDGDIQVKLFEPNALVPSLEIFDAVSNGSVDAGWAAPGFWQSKEPVLGVTSSIPFGPGAGEYLAWLQFKGGEEFLNRAYEKHNIHSELCGILAPEAGGWFRDEITSVEQFEGMKMRIFGLGSKVMQKLGVDTQLLGGGDVFPALERGTIDAAEFSMPAIDLKLGFYQVAKHYYFPGWHQQSTMLDFIINKDKWDAMSESQQSLIKMACRANIATGLAEGEAIQGAAIAELASKGAIVHTWSPEMLGTFKAAWDEVVAEEAAADAEFKAAWESLSAFRAEYKTWGDVGYLK from the coding sequence ATGAAATTCGCCCTTACAACGACTCTTGCCGCCGCGGCTTTTGCTGCGTCTGGCATGGCCGCACAAGCTGATGCAGTCCGCCTGAAAATTGCTTCGGCCTATCCTTTGAGTCTTGTGCAACTTGGCTCGCTGGCCAAGAATCTCGAAACCAATCTTAACGTGGCGTCTGATGGGGATATTCAGGTCAAACTGTTTGAACCGAACGCCTTGGTGCCCTCGTTGGAAATTTTCGATGCCGTCAGCAATGGATCGGTCGATGCAGGCTGGGCCGCCCCTGGTTTCTGGCAGTCGAAAGAGCCTGTTCTGGGTGTGACCTCGTCCATTCCGTTTGGACCTGGTGCCGGTGAATACCTAGCGTGGCTGCAATTCAAAGGCGGCGAAGAGTTTCTGAACCGTGCCTATGAAAAACATAACATCCACTCTGAGCTGTGCGGTATTCTTGCGCCCGAGGCTGGCGGCTGGTTCCGTGATGAAATCACGTCCGTGGAACAATTCGAAGGCATGAAAATGCGTATCTTCGGGCTGGGTAGCAAAGTCATGCAAAAGCTGGGTGTAGACACCCAATTGCTGGGCGGCGGTGATGTGTTCCCGGCCCTGGAACGCGGTACGATTGATGCGGCCGAATTTTCGATGCCTGCAATCGACCTGAAACTGGGCTTCTACCAGGTTGCAAAGCACTACTACTTCCCCGGCTGGCACCAGCAAAGCACCATGCTTGATTTCATCATCAACAAGGATAAGTGGGACGCGATGAGCGAGTCGCAACAGAGTCTGATCAAGATGGCGTGTCGCGCGAACATCGCCACTGGACTTGCCGAAGGCGAAGCCATCCAAGGGGCTGCAATTGCCGAACTGGCATCAAAGGGTGCGATCGTTCACACTTGGTCGCCCGAAATGCTGGGGACATTCAAGGCCGCATGGGACGAAGTTGTCGCCGAAGAGGCTGCGGCTGACGCCGAGTTCAAGGCGGCTTGGGAGTCCCTGTCGGCCTTCCGTGCTGAGTACAAAACTTGGGGCGACGTTGGCTACCTGAAGTAA
- a CDS encoding SDR family oxidoreductase, with translation MQNKVCVIVGASSLRGIGYATAELFALHGAKIVALDIAMNDDVAKGMAQEIETNTDIAADVLGVQVDIQSPESCNAAIKAAVDRFGTIDCLVNSAAIVNGKGMLSIPSDEFDQMIGVNLKGAFNICQSAIRIFVEKQSGTIVNLASSAAQRGGGLVGGPHYAASKGGVISLTRTIAREFGSQGIRANVICPAMIDTSMLDVLDETRLAGIIDAIPLKKAGRPLDAAYACLFLASDMSAFVTGATIDVNGGTHIH, from the coding sequence TTGCAGAACAAAGTCTGTGTCATCGTCGGCGCATCCTCGCTGCGTGGTATTGGCTATGCCACGGCAGAGCTGTTTGCGCTTCATGGCGCAAAGATTGTCGCGCTTGATATCGCCATGAACGATGACGTCGCCAAGGGGATGGCGCAGGAAATCGAAACGAACACAGATATCGCCGCAGACGTTCTGGGGGTGCAGGTCGATATTCAGTCCCCTGAAAGCTGCAATGCCGCGATCAAGGCGGCGGTGGACCGTTTCGGAACCATCGACTGTCTAGTCAATTCGGCCGCCATCGTGAACGGGAAAGGGATGCTTTCCATTCCGTCTGATGAGTTCGACCAGATGATCGGCGTGAACCTGAAGGGCGCATTCAACATTTGCCAAAGCGCCATTCGGATTTTCGTCGAGAAGCAATCCGGCACCATTGTGAACCTTGCGTCTTCTGCTGCTCAGCGCGGTGGCGGGTTGGTCGGCGGGCCCCATTACGCCGCCTCAAAAGGCGGGGTCATCAGCCTGACCCGCACGATCGCCCGCGAATTCGGGTCACAGGGGATTCGTGCGAATGTGATTTGCCCGGCAATGATCGATACGTCGATGCTGGATGTGCTGGATGAAACCCGTCTTGCGGGCATCATTGACGCGATCCCACTCAAGAAAGCTGGTCGGCCGCTTGATGCCGCTTATGCCTGCCTGTTCCTGGCATCTGACATGTCCGCCTTTGTCACTGGCGCGACGATCGATGTGAACGGGGGAACACACATTCACTAA
- a CDS encoding CoA transferase has protein sequence MSFSPLSDLKVLDLTSVVVGPVSTWRLAQYGAQVIKVESPGRDLMRGLGGQSPTGQHSGAYLHLNRGKKNICLDLKNPEARPVIERLIAWADVIVANMRPQALKRLGLDAQSIQDAHPQKIYCLLTGYGTDGPYGGFPTYDSVVQGATGMAGLMQARDGRPAYVPMLVCDHVVGEIASGAIMAAVLEQNNTGRGAFLEVPMFETMAAFVLQEHLAQQSFDPPVGPAGDQRLLSPYNKPVQTKDGFISFTINTDSQVRAFLVATGRSELVDDPRFNSIAARADNVTEWFEVRGAPLRDKTSDEWINILRAADLAVMPCHTLETLPEDPHLKSVGLIAYEDHPTEGRTASIRASVRVNGDALDRRSPAAPCGWDSGTVLDMLGFDSDAAQDLIANRAVRTSKQEEKQ, from the coding sequence ATGAGTTTTTCTCCCCTCAGTGATCTGAAGGTCCTGGATCTGACCAGCGTCGTCGTGGGCCCCGTTTCGACATGGCGACTGGCCCAATATGGCGCCCAGGTCATCAAGGTCGAAAGCCCCGGCCGCGATCTGATGCGAGGTCTTGGGGGACAGTCGCCCACGGGCCAGCATTCGGGGGCGTACCTGCATCTGAACCGGGGCAAAAAGAACATCTGCCTTGACCTGAAGAACCCAGAGGCGCGCCCCGTCATTGAGCGCCTGATCGCGTGGGCAGATGTGATCGTGGCGAATATGCGCCCCCAGGCCCTGAAACGTCTGGGCCTGGATGCACAGTCCATTCAGGACGCACATCCCCAGAAAATTTACTGCCTTCTCACCGGTTATGGGACTGACGGGCCCTACGGCGGTTTCCCGACCTATGATAGCGTCGTTCAGGGGGCGACAGGCATGGCGGGTCTGATGCAGGCCCGCGATGGACGCCCGGCATATGTGCCGATGCTGGTCTGCGACCATGTCGTGGGCGAAATCGCGTCCGGGGCGATCATGGCAGCCGTGTTGGAGCAGAATAACACCGGCCGCGGGGCTTTCCTGGAGGTGCCGATGTTCGAAACAATGGCGGCTTTTGTCCTTCAGGAACATTTGGCGCAGCAGAGCTTTGATCCCCCGGTGGGGCCGGCAGGGGATCAGCGCTTGCTGAGCCCGTATAACAAACCAGTCCAGACAAAAGACGGTTTCATTTCCTTCACGATCAACACGGACTCGCAAGTCCGGGCCTTTCTGGTGGCGACGGGCCGGTCAGAACTGGTGGATGACCCTCGTTTCAATTCGATCGCGGCCCGCGCTGACAATGTTACCGAATGGTTCGAGGTTCGCGGCGCCCCACTGAGGGACAAGACCTCTGATGAATGGATAAATATCCTGCGGGCGGCGGACCTGGCGGTGATGCCTTGTCACACATTGGAAACCTTGCCCGAAGATCCGCATCTGAAATCGGTCGGGCTGATCGCATATGAAGATCACCCCACTGAAGGCCGGACAGCTTCAATTCGTGCTTCGGTCCGTGTGAATGGCGACGCGCTGGACCGTAGGTCGCCTGCGGCTCCGTGTGGCTGGGACTCCGGCACGGTTTTGGACATGCTCGGGTTTGATAGCGATGCGGCCCAAGACCTGATCGCCAACCGCGCTGTCCGAACCTCCAAACAAGAAGAGAAACAATGA
- a CDS encoding VOC family protein, with protein sequence MKIELHHINICSKDVPELDSFYRNVFGFGGIDDDEHHQDTTQGYDGGVAFLTDGHAEFHLATTDLGVGHRTGHAVNPLERGHIAFRTDDIEAFKDRLNELGVPFSDYGTWAMAGWYQVFFQDPSGTIIEVHQIGC encoded by the coding sequence ATGAAAATCGAACTGCACCACATCAATATCTGCTCCAAAGACGTGCCGGAGCTGGATAGCTTCTACCGGAATGTTTTTGGCTTCGGCGGTATCGACGACGACGAACATCACCAGGACACGACCCAGGGATATGACGGTGGCGTCGCATTCCTTACGGACGGGCATGCTGAATTCCACCTCGCGACCACCGATCTTGGCGTGGGGCACCGGACCGGTCATGCTGTCAACCCTCTGGAACGTGGCCACATTGCGTTCCGGACCGATGACATCGAAGCGTTCAAGGATCGACTAAACGAGCTGGGTGTCCCGTTTTCCGACTATGGAACATGGGCGATGGCGGGCTGGTATCAGGTCTTTTTCCAAGACCCATCGGGCACGATTATCGAGGTGCATCAAATCGGTTGCTAA
- a CDS encoding IclR family transcriptional regulator, whose translation MSKQDRVSDNSITGDGVKSDGKQTSYSAPALEKGLDILEALCHSSDGLSPKEIAAQLGRSTSELYRMVNCLERRKYISHQGDKYAITTKLFQLSRIHPPTDRLVTAALPIMQELAHAVGYSCDLRVYNMGSQTVIASINTPSGIGFNVRTGAEIAVAPSASGRVLVGFQNAETTELRIEESLGDLSISEVKAFRKELHEVTVKGFSAISSRQYEGVYAISFPILDMERHAIAALTVPMVPRLDNMPAATRNDVEEKLRASATRINEMIT comes from the coding sequence ATGAGCAAACAAGATCGTGTTTCGGATAACAGCATTACAGGAGACGGGGTAAAATCGGACGGTAAACAGACAAGTTATTCTGCGCCGGCTCTTGAAAAGGGGCTGGATATTCTGGAAGCGCTTTGCCACAGCAGCGACGGCCTATCCCCGAAAGAAATAGCAGCACAGCTGGGGCGTAGCACGAGCGAGCTCTACCGGATGGTGAACTGTCTCGAGCGCAGAAAATACATTTCCCACCAGGGTGATAAATACGCGATCACGACCAAGTTGTTTCAGCTGTCGCGCATTCATCCGCCGACGGACAGGCTCGTCACGGCCGCTTTACCCATCATGCAGGAACTGGCGCATGCCGTGGGATATTCTTGTGATTTGCGTGTCTACAACATGGGCTCTCAGACGGTCATAGCCTCAATCAATACGCCAAGCGGCATTGGTTTCAACGTGCGCACCGGCGCGGAAATCGCCGTTGCACCATCGGCTTCGGGGCGTGTGTTGGTCGGGTTCCAAAATGCCGAGACGACCGAACTGCGTATCGAGGAAAGCCTTGGGGATTTGTCGATTTCAGAGGTCAAAGCCTTTCGAAAGGAACTGCACGAAGTCACTGTTAAGGGTTTTTCCGCCATAAGCAGCCGACAGTACGAAGGCGTTTATGCCATTTCGTTTCCGATCCTCGACATGGAACGGCATGCCATCGCAGCTCTGACAGTGCCAATGGTACCGCGCCTTGATAATATGCCGGCCGCGACTCGCAACGACGTTGAGGAAAAGCTCCGCGCCAGCGCCACTCGAATAAATGAAATGATCACCTAA
- a CDS encoding 3-hydroxyacyl-CoA dehydrogenase, with amino-acid sequence MPNPIEWTPKQKEAALKAIHIAETKTRFGSAAEAQKPAPITKIGVIGGGTMGAGIAVGMLNSGLSVHMIERDALAVDAGKARVLDTLKRDRASGRIDEAEYVAREGAFKASAQYSDLTYVDLVVEAVYEDIDVKRDVFRQVFEACGDDVILATNTSYLNPELIFKDVPAPQRCIGLHFFSPANIMKLVEIIPTKTTDKDVLAAAFSLIRTCKKVPVQAGICDGFIGNRILKAMRTQAERVLLFGATPQSVDAALKEFGMKMGPFEVQDLAGLDIAAYQRKAARDRGERVFSPVSDHLVDQGRFGRKTGAGWYDYAGTEQVADTPEPVKIALGAARQEANVEPIRWTNAMIVEVVVFAMLDEAAQILDEGIAQDPSDIDLVEIYGYGFPKDRGGLAWFGSAYGLAKIVERLEHYNKLNVSDATSNALRNWAQADA; translated from the coding sequence ATGCCGAATCCGATTGAATGGACCCCCAAGCAAAAAGAGGCGGCGTTGAAAGCTATTCACATCGCCGAAACCAAAACCCGCTTTGGCAGCGCGGCTGAGGCCCAGAAACCAGCGCCCATCACAAAGATTGGCGTTATCGGCGGCGGCACGATGGGGGCTGGCATCGCCGTGGGAATGCTGAATTCAGGGCTTTCGGTTCATATGATTGAGAGGGACGCCCTCGCGGTCGACGCAGGCAAAGCCAGAGTTCTGGACACCCTGAAACGCGACCGCGCCTCCGGCCGGATTGACGAAGCCGAATATGTAGCCCGAGAGGGCGCGTTCAAAGCAAGCGCGCAATACAGTGATCTCACTTATGTCGATTTGGTTGTCGAAGCCGTTTACGAGGATATTGATGTCAAACGTGACGTGTTCCGGCAAGTCTTTGAGGCTTGCGGTGACGACGTTATCTTAGCCACGAACACTTCGTATCTGAATCCCGAGTTGATTTTCAAAGACGTTCCGGCCCCCCAGAGATGTATCGGGCTGCACTTTTTCAGCCCCGCCAACATTATGAAACTTGTGGAGATCATACCCACCAAAACGACGGACAAAGATGTTCTCGCTGCTGCGTTTTCCCTGATTCGGACATGCAAGAAAGTACCCGTGCAAGCTGGCATTTGCGACGGATTCATCGGCAACCGAATTTTGAAGGCTATGCGCACACAGGCCGAACGCGTTCTGCTTTTCGGGGCTACGCCGCAAAGCGTGGATGCCGCGCTTAAAGAATTTGGTATGAAAATGGGCCCCTTCGAGGTTCAGGACCTCGCAGGTCTGGATATAGCGGCGTATCAACGAAAGGCGGCACGAGATCGGGGAGAAAGGGTCTTCTCGCCTGTGTCGGATCACCTGGTAGATCAGGGCAGGTTTGGGCGTAAGACTGGCGCGGGGTGGTATGATTATGCTGGAACCGAGCAGGTTGCTGACACACCAGAACCCGTCAAAATCGCCTTGGGCGCGGCCCGCCAAGAGGCGAATGTGGAGCCGATCCGCTGGACCAACGCAATGATTGTCGAGGTTGTCGTATTTGCAATGCTCGATGAGGCTGCGCAAATTCTTGATGAGGGCATTGCACAAGACCCAAGTGACATCGACCTGGTTGAAATTTACGGCTATGGCTTCCCAAAGGACCGGGGCGGTTTGGCTTGGTTTGGCTCTGCTTACGGGCTAGCAAAAATCGTCGAGCGACTGGAGCATTACAACAAGCTCAACGTTTCCGACGCCACCTCAAATGCCCTGCGCAACTGGGCTCAGGCAGACGCCTGA